The following are from one region of the Amedibacterium intestinale genome:
- the obgE gene encoding GTPase ObgE, whose amino-acid sequence MFVDRVKVHVKAGKGGDGIVAFRREKYVAFGGPSGGDGGDGGNVVFMVDEGKTTLLDLRYNQKICAEAGGKGKPKKMHGARGADCVVKVPLGTLVKDLKTGRIIADLTRKGQKEIIARGGKKGRGNFHFRSSKNTAPQYSELGAPGEEFDIQVELKVLADVGLVGFPSVGKSTLLSVVSKAKPEIAEYHFTTIAPNLGMVQVPDGRSFVMADLPGLIEGASEGKGLGHQFLRHIERCRVIIHVVDMGSNDGRDPVEDYRIINEELSSYEYRLMERPQIVLANKMDLEPAQENLKRFKEAYPDVEVFETTTIIAEGLDPVLYRAADLLETTPQFPLFNDEEVDANAEGVLYKFEPEKPAFEIQNMGNGEWHLVGEELERSFKMSKLDNEEDFMRFARKMRKMGIDQALRDAGCQDGDTVVICNIEFEFME is encoded by the coding sequence ATGTTTGTAGATCGTGTTAAAGTTCATGTTAAAGCTGGTAAAGGCGGAGATGGTATCGTAGCGTTTCGTCGTGAGAAATATGTTGCTTTTGGTGGTCCCAGCGGAGGCGATGGTGGAGATGGCGGTAATGTTGTCTTTATGGTAGATGAAGGAAAAACAACATTGCTTGATCTTCGTTATAATCAAAAAATTTGTGCAGAAGCAGGGGGAAAAGGAAAGCCAAAGAAAATGCATGGGGCAAGAGGTGCTGACTGTGTTGTAAAAGTACCGCTTGGTACTCTTGTGAAAGATTTAAAAACAGGTAGAATTATTGCCGATTTAACTCGAAAAGGGCAAAAAGAAATCATTGCGCGTGGAGGTAAAAAGGGTAGAGGAAATTTTCATTTCCGTTCTAGTAAAAATACAGCACCGCAATATAGTGAATTAGGTGCTCCTGGTGAAGAATTTGATATTCAAGTAGAATTAAAGGTTTTAGCAGATGTAGGTCTTGTAGGTTTTCCATCTGTTGGTAAGTCAACATTATTATCCGTTGTATCAAAAGCAAAACCAGAGATTGCAGAATATCACTTTACGACGATTGCACCTAATTTAGGTATGGTTCAGGTACCAGATGGAAGAAGTTTTGTTATGGCAGATCTTCCAGGACTTATTGAAGGAGCAAGTGAGGGGAAGGGCTTAGGACATCAATTCCTTCGTCATATTGAACGTTGTCGTGTTATCATTCATGTGGTAGATATGGGAAGTAATGATGGAAGAGATCCTGTTGAAGATTATCGTATTATCAACGAGGAACTTTCCAGCTATGAATATCGTTTGATGGAACGACCACAAATCGTTTTAGCAAATAAAATGGATTTAGAACCGGCACAGGAAAACTTAAAACGCTTTAAGGAAGCTTATCCGGATGTAGAAGTCTTTGAAACTACAACGATTATTGCGGAAGGGTTGGATCCTGTATTATATCGTGCAGCAGATTTATTGGAAACAACACCACAGTTCCCATTGTTTAACGATGAGGAAGTTGATGCAAATGCGGAAGGTGTTCTATATAAATTTGAACCAGAAAAACCTGCTTTCGAAATTCAGAATATGGGCAATGGCGAATGGCATTTAGTTGGTGAAGAATTAGAACGTTCTTTCAAAATGAGTAAATTAGATAATGAAGAAGATTTCATGCGTTTCGCAAGAAAAATGCGTAAAATGGGAATTGATCAGGCACTTCGTGATGCAGGTTGTCAAGATGGAGATACCGTTGTTATCTGCAACATAGAATTTGAATTTATGGAATAG
- a CDS encoding exodeoxyribonuclease III: MKLVSWNVNGLRACITKGFYDSFKEIDADIFCLQETKMQPGQAEIISEGYYQYMNSAVKKGYSGTMVFTKKEPISVSYGIGIEEHDQEGRVITLEFDHFYMVTVYTPNSGDGLKRLDYRMEWDKVFRAFVKGLEKAKPVLICGDLNVANEEIDIKNPKANRKNAGFTDEERNSFKETLKEGFVDTFRYLYPEEVKYSWWSYRFKARERNAGWRIDYWLVSDCLKEKVKDAQILNDVFGSDHCPVVLDIEL, translated from the coding sequence ATGAAACTTGTATCATGGAATGTCAATGGACTTCGTGCTTGTATTACAAAAGGATTTTATGATTCTTTTAAAGAAATAGATGCGGATATTTTTTGTTTACAGGAAACAAAAATGCAGCCGGGACAGGCAGAAATCATTTCTGAAGGATATTATCAGTACATGAATAGTGCTGTAAAAAAAGGTTATAGCGGAACGATGGTGTTTACAAAAAAAGAACCCATATCTGTTTCTTATGGTATTGGGATTGAAGAACACGATCAGGAAGGACGTGTCATTACACTAGAGTTTGATCATTTTTATATGGTAACAGTATATACGCCAAACTCTGGTGATGGGTTAAAACGATTGGATTATCGTATGGAATGGGATAAAGTGTTTCGTGCATTTGTTAAAGGTTTAGAAAAAGCAAAACCAGTCTTAATTTGCGGAGATTTGAATGTTGCCAATGAAGAAATTGATATTAAAAATCCAAAAGCAAATCGTAAAAATGCTGGTTTTACAGATGAAGAACGTAATAGCTTTAAAGAAACCTTAAAAGAAGGATTTGTAGATACATTTCGTTATCTATATCCAGAAGAAGTAAAATATTCCTGGTGGAGTTATCGCTTTAAGGCCAGAGAACGAAACGCAGGGTGGCGTATTGATTACTGGCTGGTATCAGATTGTTTGAAAGAGAAAGTTAAAGATGCACAAATCTTAAATGATGTTTTTGGAAGTGATCATTGTCCTGTTGTGCTGGATATTGAATTATAA
- a CDS encoding Cof-type HAD-IIB family hydrolase, which produces MHNKIRLVIADIDSTLVDSKRNLTKKTKEILDCLHAHGVYLGIASGRPLDELSKNAKKWGLQYDFDFLIGMNGSEVWDNLHQKEYSYFKLKKEWIKEIIDLMSSFESNYFIYHHGYLLCRKDDEMMHHSATSSDKEIVVMKDVEEMYAEENAKIMFRVKEEIMPEIEKYIEKHPSPYYKGFKTQTTLMEFADRRVSKGFALQKLCEMNNIALEDVAAFGDTTNDNDMIAISGTGVCMCNGSDDTKAIADFITEKSNDEDGLAYFIEEHYLKPYGWY; this is translated from the coding sequence ATGCATAATAAAATTCGTCTTGTAATTGCGGATATTGACAGTACATTAGTTGATTCTAAAAGAAATCTTACAAAGAAAACCAAAGAAATTTTAGACTGTTTGCATGCACATGGTGTGTATTTGGGGATTGCTTCAGGAAGACCGTTGGATGAGCTGTCTAAAAACGCAAAAAAATGGGGATTACAATATGATTTTGACTTTTTGATTGGTATGAATGGTTCTGAAGTTTGGGATAATCTTCATCAAAAAGAATATAGCTATTTTAAATTGAAAAAAGAGTGGATCAAGGAAATCATTGACTTAATGTCTTCTTTTGAATCAAATTATTTTATTTATCATCATGGGTATCTGCTGTGTCGTAAAGACGATGAAATGATGCATCATTCAGCAACATCCAGTGATAAAGAAATTGTTGTAATGAAAGATGTTGAAGAAATGTATGCAGAAGAAAATGCCAAGATCATGTTTCGTGTAAAAGAAGAAATTATGCCTGAAATCGAAAAGTACATTGAAAAACATCCTTCTCCTTACTATAAAGGATTTAAAACGCAGACCACATTAATGGAATTCGCAGATCGAAGAGTCTCCAAAGGTTTTGCATTGCAAAAACTTTGTGAAATGAATAATATTGCTTTGGAGGATGTTGCTGCTTTTGGAGATACTACCAATGATAATGATATGATTGCAATTAGTGGAACTGGTGTATGTATGTGCAATGGAAGTGATGATACAAAAGCAATTGCAGATTTTATTACAGAAAAAAGTAATGATGAAGATGGTTTGGCTTATTTTATAGAAGAACATTACTTAAAACCATATGGATGGTATTAG
- the ruvA gene encoding Holliday junction branch migration protein RuvA, with product MIAFIKGIIHSYNKDSLIIENNGIGYRIYISNPQTVSLNKEVTLYTYQHVREDAITLFGFPTVEEHDLFLQLISVKGVGPKTALGMLAVCPAKDMISAIENNDVKTLKALPGIGAKTASQIVLDLKGKLVEESVEIESHENKELMEAMEALKALGYRNAEINDIRKELALEEGKTCDQYIRLALTSLAKRKGV from the coding sequence ATGATAGCATTTATTAAAGGAATTATTCATAGTTATAATAAAGATTCTCTTATTATTGAAAATAACGGTATTGGATATCGTATTTATATATCCAATCCACAAACTGTTTCTTTAAATAAAGAAGTAACGCTTTATACATATCAGCATGTTCGAGAAGACGCGATAACTTTATTTGGTTTTCCTACGGTAGAAGAACATGACCTTTTTTTACAGCTTATCAGTGTAAAAGGTGTAGGCCCTAAAACAGCGTTAGGTATGCTTGCTGTATGTCCTGCAAAGGATATGATTTCTGCTATTGAAAATAACGATGTGAAAACATTGAAAGCTTTGCCTGGTATAGGGGCTAAAACAGCAAGTCAAATCGTATTGGATTTAAAAGGCAAACTGGTAGAGGAAAGTGTTGAAATCGAAAGTCATGAAAATAAAGAACTGATGGAAGCGATGGAAGCTTTAAAAGCACTTGGTTATCGCAATGCGGAAATCAATGATATTCGTAAAGAACTTGCGCTGGAAGAAGGAAAAACATGTGATCAGTATATTCGTTTGGCATTAACTTCACTGGCAAAAAGAAAGGGGGTATAA
- the ruvB gene encoding Holliday junction branch migration DNA helicase RuvB, translating to MEERLLANTSQIQDEEDTLRPQSLKEYIGQSQLKENLSVFIEAAKQRNEALDHVLLYGPPGLGKTTLSYILANEMGGKIRTTSGPSIEKSGDLAAILSTLEAGDVLFIDEIHRLPKQVEEILYPAMEDYCIDIVVGKDAGTTRSIRLDLPPFTLVGATTRAGDLTAPLRDRFGIVSQLEFYSMQELQQIITRTARVMDTGIDDEAVLEIALRSRGTPRIANRLFRRVRDFAQVMNDGFISKEIASMALDKLKVDHLGLDNVDHKYLKGIIERFKGGPVGLEALASSIGEEAMTLEDVYEPYLLQIGFINRTPRGRIVTEKAYRHLGYDVNEGLFKMD from the coding sequence GTGGAGGAACGTTTACTAGCAAATACTTCTCAAATTCAGGATGAAGAAGATACTCTTCGTCCGCAGTCATTAAAAGAATATATTGGACAATCCCAGTTAAAAGAAAACTTATCAGTTTTTATTGAAGCTGCCAAGCAGCGTAATGAAGCACTTGATCATGTGCTTTTATATGGTCCTCCAGGACTTGGAAAGACAACACTTTCGTATATTCTTGCGAATGAAATGGGTGGAAAAATTCGTACTACTAGTGGCCCAAGTATTGAAAAAAGCGGAGATCTTGCGGCGATTTTGTCTACTTTGGAAGCAGGAGATGTTTTGTTTATTGATGAAATTCATCGTCTTCCAAAACAGGTGGAGGAGATTTTATATCCGGCAATGGAAGATTACTGCATTGATATCGTGGTAGGAAAAGATGCAGGAACAACACGTTCCATTCGTCTAGATCTTCCTCCTTTTACACTTGTAGGGGCAACAACACGTGCAGGGGATTTAACGGCACCTTTACGCGATCGTTTTGGAATCGTTTCTCAGCTTGAGTTTTATTCTATGCAGGAACTTCAGCAAATTATCACACGTACCGCACGTGTCATGGATACTGGAATTGATGATGAAGCAGTACTTGAAATTGCTTTGCGCTCTAGAGGAACTCCGCGTATAGCAAATCGTTTGTTTCGTCGTGTACGTGATTTTGCGCAGGTTATGAACGATGGATTTATATCCAAAGAGATTGCCTCTATGGCACTAGATAAGCTTAAAGTAGATCATTTGGGTCTAGATAATGTTGATCATAAATATCTAAAAGGTATTATTGAGCGCTTTAAAGGTGGACCTGTTGGTTTAGAAGCATTAGCTAGCAGTATAGGAGAAGAAGCGATGACATTAGAAGATGTGTATGAACCATATCTTCTTCAAATTGGTTTTATCAATCGCACACCTAGAGGAAGAATTGTTACAGAAAAAGCATATCGTCATTTAGGCTATGATGTAAATGAAGGACTATTCAAAATGGATTAG
- a CDS encoding DUF3792 domain-containing protein, whose translation MNIKLQTYVESFAMLVVLTLLFSLIFSALYYFQWISYSTFHLLNITSAYLIYGCCGLWLGKHIKKKVLLHIFGILLPIGILSFLLWDKQITSMLLITGKLIVFLLCACAIFLRKKD comes from the coding sequence ATGAATATAAAATTACAAACTTATGTAGAAAGCTTTGCCATGCTTGTTGTTTTAACACTCTTATTTTCTCTTATATTTTCTGCTTTATACTATTTTCAATGGATTTCTTATTCAACTTTTCACTTATTGAATATCACTTCTGCTTATCTTATTTATGGATGCTGTGGTTTATGGCTTGGAAAACATATAAAAAAGAAAGTACTCCTTCACATCTTTGGAATACTTCTTCCTATAGGAATATTATCTTTCTTATTATGGGATAAACAAATCACATCTATGTTGCTCATAACAGGTAAATTAATTGTATTTCTTTTATGTGCATGTGCTATTTTCTTAAGAAAAAAGGACTAA
- a CDS encoding DUF421 domain-containing protein, whose translation MAAYITLIFKCFLFYMVIIIALRIMGKREVGELSVFDIVIYLVMSELLALSISNPKESVFKSLVPIFTLAFLQIIISVILLKSKKLRDIFDGKAVIIIHDGQINQKTMKKERYSIDDLMSQIRDKDLCSPEEVAFAILENNGNLSVLPKKTCKVRHPDPLISDGKINKEALIEIEKDEEWLKKELQKEGVNGIEEVFLCLWQKSGMYVIKREFKNSSS comes from the coding sequence ATGGCTGCATATATTACACTAATTTTTAAATGTTTTCTATTTTATATGGTTATTATAATTGCTTTGCGTATCATGGGAAAAAGGGAAGTGGGTGAACTGTCTGTATTTGATATCGTTATTTATCTAGTTATGAGTGAACTATTGGCTTTGTCAATAAGCAATCCTAAGGAAAGCGTATTTAAATCATTAGTACCGATTTTTACGCTTGCTTTTCTGCAAATTATTATTTCTGTGATTTTACTGAAAAGCAAAAAACTGCGTGATATTTTTGATGGGAAAGCAGTTATTATCATTCATGATGGACAAATTAATCAAAAAACCATGAAAAAAGAAAGATACAGCATTGATGATTTAATGTCGCAGATACGAGATAAAGATTTGTGCAGTCCGGAAGAAGTGGCATTTGCTATTTTAGAGAATAATGGAAATTTGAGCGTTCTTCCTAAAAAAACATGCAAGGTAAGACATCCTGATCCACTAATCAGTGATGGAAAAATAAATAAAGAAGCTTTAATAGAGATTGAAAAAGATGAAGAATGGTTAAAAAAAGAACTTCAAAAAGAGGGGGTAAATGGTATAGAAGAGGTGTTTTTGTGTCTTTGGCAGAAAAGTGGCATGTATGTGATTAAAAGAGAATTTAAGAATTCATCCTCTTAA
- a CDS encoding oligosaccharide flippase family protein yields the protein MKQSLLQSAFLLIIFSAAGKFLSFFVRILLARQLSSDAMNAYTLATPTMSILITMAQLGIPAALSKLTAQSKNTYPPLLASLMIICINTLFLSISFSILAPFLADHVIQQQNILLVFQSILPLLPLVSLSGALKGYLYGIQKPIQAGATQIWEETARLLFLYIAFALCPHLNAIHMASIAMLSISVGEAASCFYMILSLHISFKKITKASHLIKQLKKSEFTSVLAISLPMTCSRLIGSLCSFLEPMVMLFNKNKAQIQQMIQTYGQINGYLLPILTMPAFLTITLSNLLLPSFTYHYSRHNYKRAKTLFLTISLCCFFVGILCSSICFFYPEQLLRLFYHNETGADALKLLSIPFAFYSLQPCLSSLLHALSLSKKSVFDTFAGCLIRLFIIGFCSCIFQENALYLGLCAGMLVTTCMHAIRVCIAFKRMNS from the coding sequence TTGAAACAATCACTTCTGCAATCTGCCTTTTTACTTATCATTTTCTCTGCAGCAGGAAAATTTTTATCTTTTTTTGTTAGAATTTTACTTGCCAGACAATTAAGCAGTGATGCCATGAACGCTTATACCTTAGCCACACCTACAATGTCTATATTAATAACGATGGCACAGCTGGGAATACCTGCCGCTTTATCAAAACTTACTGCACAAAGCAAAAATACTTATCCGCCTTTGCTTGCCAGTTTAATGATTATATGTATCAACACCCTTTTTCTAAGCATTTCCTTTTCTATTTTAGCTCCTTTTCTTGCAGACCATGTCATACAGCAACAAAACATTCTTTTAGTATTTCAATCCATTCTCCCCTTGCTTCCTTTAGTAAGCTTATCCGGAGCATTAAAAGGATATTTATATGGTATACAAAAACCTATACAGGCAGGGGCAACACAAATATGGGAAGAAACTGCCAGACTGTTATTCTTATATATTGCTTTTGCTTTATGTCCCCATCTCAACGCAATACACATGGCAAGCATTGCCATGCTGTCTATCAGCGTTGGAGAAGCTGCCAGCTGCTTCTACATGATTCTATCTCTGCATATATCTTTTAAAAAAATCACAAAAGCTTCACACCTGATAAAACAATTAAAAAAAAGCGAATTCACTTCTGTTTTAGCAATTTCACTACCTATGACATGCAGTCGCCTGATAGGTTCTTTATGCAGTTTTTTAGAGCCCATGGTTATGTTATTTAATAAAAACAAAGCACAAATTCAGCAGATGATTCAAACCTATGGTCAAATAAATGGATACTTGCTTCCAATTTTAACCATGCCTGCTTTCCTTACGATTACTTTAAGCAATCTTTTACTTCCTTCCTTTACGTATCACTATTCACGTCATAACTATAAACGCGCCAAAACACTTTTTCTAACCATTTCCTTGTGCTGCTTTTTTGTTGGAATTTTATGCAGCAGCATTTGCTTTTTTTATCCAGAGCAGCTTTTACGATTATTTTATCATAACGAGACTGGTGCAGACGCGTTAAAACTCTTATCAATTCCTTTTGCTTTTTATTCTCTTCAACCCTGCTTAAGCAGCCTGCTGCACGCTTTATCCTTAAGTAAAAAAAGCGTATTTGATACCTTTGCAGGATGTCTAATACGTCTTTTCATCATTGGCTTTTGTTCCTGTATATTTCAAGAAAACGCATTATATTTAGGTTTGTGTGCAGGCATGCTTGTCACTACGTGCATGCATGCAATTCGTGTATGTATTGCCTTTAAGAGGATGAATTCTTAA
- a CDS encoding post-transcriptional regulator, translating into MYQQSEIKDKNIKLAIALKVHELQRTQLSSLTYQHVESTLMDRWKLRKPDSLQDAVNDIMHLTAGEVVAFLSSQAIIMGSRMKLNDFDDLFGGDKQ; encoded by the coding sequence ATGTATCAGCAAAGTGAAATAAAAGATAAAAACATCAAACTTGCGATAGCATTAAAAGTACATGAGTTACAACGTACACAGTTATCTTCCTTGACATATCAGCATGTAGAAAGTACATTGATGGATCGATGGAAACTTAGAAAACCAGATAGTTTGCAGGATGCTGTAAACGATATAATGCATTTAACAGCTGGAGAAGTAGTTGCTTTTTTATCTAGCCAGGCAATTATTATGGGTTCCAGAATGAAACTCAATGACTTTGATGATTTATTTGGAGGAGACAAGCAATGA
- the secD gene encoding protein translocase subunit SecD — MKKSRFIVFGITVVTIFAIIAASFGSVKDGMKLGLDLQGGFEILYEVSPLEGKDMPDMSAVAESVNKRVDVLGVNEPEITVEGNNRIRVQLAGVKNADQARRVISSTANLTFRDVNDNLLMDASVLKEGSASVGYDEYGNPLVNLKLADQKKFYEVTKEVASKSEGENLMVAWLDFDEKTDSYAKEANAENPKFISAARVQEGINSTSAQISGNFTKEEAKELSDLINSGSLPVKMTEIYSDSVTADYGTDAFSVTMFAGAVGIGLIMLFMILYYRLPGVISAVTIAAYVFVVFVLYNLMGAVFTLSGIAALVLGVGMAVDSNILTFERIRDALYSGRSVRTAFYEGSSKSFITIFDAQVTTFISALILFEFGKGSVKGFATMLMVSTITTLLLIVFIAKFLLKQLVESGWLDDKRSWFGVKESNIPDVSKGQERFYFGRFKGFDFVGKAKYFIFTSLAVLVIGAGCMTFNGVKGNGIFNFGIDFTSGTKITVQSDTPIDKSTLNNQLKDLGIQANSIKINGENNQNATVFVKDAIKTEKMDTVKAELKKTYKHDVNENTVTPVIGKELVQNAVLISILAWIGVMIYISVRFKWDYALSGIVALVHDVFIILAFCAIFRLEVNTEIIAVMLAIIGYSINNSIVVFDRIRDQVKERRHETLNAVTYREIVNVALQNTATRSILSTFTTVLPVICLLGFGSNAIFTFCLALCIGLLAGAGSSLFIAAQLWYQIRVHEKPKKAKKHKPRKKEEKEEMIVPGLNDF, encoded by the coding sequence ATGAAAAAATCACGTTTTATCGTTTTTGGAATTACCGTGGTTACTATTTTTGCGATTATTGCAGCTTCTTTCGGCAGTGTAAAAGATGGTATGAAACTGGGTCTTGATTTACAGGGAGGGTTTGAAATCCTCTATGAAGTAAGCCCTCTTGAAGGAAAAGATATGCCGGATATGAGTGCTGTAGCAGAATCAGTAAATAAACGTGTCGATGTTTTAGGAGTTAATGAACCTGAAATAACAGTTGAGGGGAATAATCGTATTCGTGTTCAGCTTGCAGGAGTTAAGAATGCAGATCAGGCAAGAAGAGTAATCTCATCTACTGCAAATTTAACATTTCGAGATGTAAATGATAATCTGCTAATGGATGCCAGTGTTTTAAAAGAAGGTTCCGCAAGTGTCGGTTATGATGAATATGGAAATCCGTTAGTGAATTTGAAATTAGCTGATCAAAAGAAATTTTATGAAGTAACAAAAGAAGTGGCGTCAAAATCAGAAGGTGAAAATTTAATGGTCGCATGGCTGGATTTTGATGAAAAAACAGATTCTTATGCAAAAGAAGCAAATGCAGAGAATCCAAAATTTATTTCTGCTGCAAGAGTGCAGGAAGGAATTAATAGTACGAGTGCACAAATTAGTGGGAATTTCACAAAGGAAGAAGCAAAAGAGTTAAGTGATTTAATTAATTCTGGATCACTTCCAGTAAAAATGACAGAAATATACAGCGACAGTGTAACTGCTGATTATGGAACAGATGCATTTTCTGTGACAATGTTTGCGGGTGCTGTTGGTATTGGACTTATCATGCTGTTTATGATTTTATATTATCGTTTACCAGGTGTGATCAGTGCGGTTACGATTGCGGCATATGTATTTGTTGTATTTGTTTTATATAATCTTATGGGAGCAGTCTTTACACTTTCAGGAATTGCAGCTTTAGTTCTTGGGGTTGGTATGGCTGTTGACTCCAATATTCTTACATTTGAGCGAATTCGTGATGCTTTATACAGTGGAAGAAGTGTTCGTACGGCTTTTTATGAAGGAAGTTCTAAATCATTTATTACGATTTTTGATGCACAAGTTACAACCTTTATTTCTGCATTAATCTTGTTTGAGTTTGGTAAAGGTTCCGTAAAAGGATTTGCGACAATGTTGATGGTTTCTACGATTACAACTTTATTGCTAATTGTATTTATTGCAAAATTCCTTTTAAAACAGCTGGTAGAAAGTGGATGGCTAGACGATAAACGCAGCTGGTTTGGTGTAAAAGAGAGCAATATTCCAGATGTTTCCAAGGGGCAGGAACGTTTCTATTTTGGAAGATTTAAAGGTTTTGATTTTGTAGGAAAAGCGAAATACTTTATCTTTACTTCTTTAGCTGTTTTGGTTATTGGTGCTGGCTGCATGACGTTTAATGGTGTAAAAGGAAATGGTATCTTCAACTTTGGTATTGATTTTACCAGTGGTACAAAAATAACAGTACAAAGTGATACGCCAATTGATAAGAGCACATTAAATAATCAGTTAAAGGACTTAGGTATTCAGGCAAACAGTATTAAAATTAATGGTGAAAACAATCAAAATGCAACAGTGTTTGTAAAAGATGCTATTAAAACTGAGAAAATGGATACAGTGAAAGCAGAATTGAAGAAGACATATAAGCATGATGTGAATGAAAATACGGTAACGCCAGTAATTGGGAAAGAGCTTGTTCAAAATGCAGTGTTGATCTCTATTCTTGCGTGGATCGGGGTCATGATTTATATCTCTGTTCGATTTAAATGGGATTATGCACTTAGCGGTATCGTTGCATTGGTGCATGATGTATTTATCATTTTAGCATTCTGTGCGATTTTCCGTCTGGAAGTTAATACAGAAATAATTGCAGTAATGCTTGCTATTATTGGTTATTCTATTAATAACTCCATTGTTGTATTTGATAGAATTCGTGATCAGGTAAAAGAAAGACGTCATGAAACACTAAATGCAGTCACTTATCGTGAAATTGTGAATGTTGCTTTGCAAAATACAGCAACACGTTCCATTCTTTCAACTTTTACAACAGTTCTTCCAGTTATTTGCTTGTTAGGATTTGGAAGCAACGCCATCTTTACATTCTGTCTTGCGCTATGTATTGGATTGCTTGCAGGTGCTGGATCATCTTTATTTATAGCTGCCCAGTTATGGTATCAGATTCGAGTTCATGAAAAACCTAAAAAAGCTAAGAAGCATAAACCTCGCAAAAAAGAAGAAAAAGAGGAAATGATTGTTCCTGGTTTAAATGATTTTTAA